In one window of Spartinivicinus marinus DNA:
- a CDS encoding AAA family ATPase, with protein sequence MQELIEACITEIQKALIGKEQQIRLSLCCLFSGGHLLIEDLPGMGKTTFAHALAQVMGFSYSRVQFTSDLLPADILGVSVFEKKSGQFVFHQGPIFAQVVLADEINRATPKSQSALLEAMEERQVSIEGETRQLPEPFFVIATQNPMSQAGTFPLPESQLDRFLMRISLGYPDPAAERDVLLGNSGRVQLSRVKHIVSADQLKQIQQQVVDVKPADAVLDYLQRLLTHTRQSEDFAYGLSPRAGLALLRCAQSWAFMANRDYLIPEDVQMVLPAVVEHRLREHSDMQGRTGEALGQRLLQAVPVVV encoded by the coding sequence ATGCAAGAATTAATAGAAGCATGTATTACAGAAATTCAAAAAGCACTGATTGGTAAAGAGCAACAGATTCGCTTGTCATTATGTTGCCTGTTTAGTGGTGGCCATTTACTGATTGAAGACTTACCTGGCATGGGCAAAACCACCTTTGCTCATGCTTTAGCACAGGTGATGGGGTTTAGTTATAGCCGGGTGCAGTTCACCAGTGACTTACTGCCCGCTGATATCCTAGGAGTGTCGGTTTTTGAAAAAAAATCTGGGCAGTTTGTGTTTCATCAAGGGCCCATTTTTGCTCAAGTAGTACTAGCTGATGAAATCAACCGGGCCACGCCTAAAAGCCAAAGTGCATTGTTAGAGGCGATGGAAGAACGACAAGTGTCGATTGAAGGTGAAACTCGTCAGTTACCTGAGCCGTTTTTTGTGATTGCTACCCAAAACCCAATGTCTCAAGCGGGTACCTTCCCTCTACCAGAGTCTCAATTAGATCGCTTTTTAATGCGAATTTCCTTGGGTTATCCTGATCCTGCTGCCGAGCGTGATGTATTATTAGGCAATAGTGGTCGGGTACAGCTGAGTCGAGTGAAGCATATTGTGAGTGCTGATCAACTCAAGCAAATTCAGCAGCAAGTTGTGGATGTTAAGCCGGCAGATGCCGTATTGGATTATTTGCAGCGATTGTTAACTCATACTCGCCAAAGTGAAGACTTTGCCTATGGTTTATCGCCTCGAGCAGGTCTGGCATTACTGCGTTGTGCACAAAGTTGGGCATTTATGGCAAACCGTGACTACTTAATTCCGGAAGATGTGCAAATGGTGCTGCCAGCGGTGGTTGAACACCGGCTCCGTGAACATAGTGATATGCAAGGTAGAACTGGTGAAGCGTTGGGTCAGCGATTATTACAGGCCGTACCTGTCGTTGTTTAA
- a CDS encoding O-succinylhomoserine sulfhydrylase, which produces MSEQIFDSDWYGSDLSEAEFATLAVRAGQRRTPETEHAEPIFTTSSYVFKSAADAAARFAGDIPGNVYSRYTNPTVRTFEERIAALEKGEQAVATASGMAAILSTCMALLKAGDHIVCSRSVFGTTTNIFDKVLRKFAIDTTFVDLVNIESWQAAIKPNTKMLFLETPSNPLSETADIRQLAELAHQHDALLVVDNCFCTPALQQPLTLGADVVVHSATKFLDGQGRCVGGVAVGRSELMNEVLGVIRTAGPCMSPFNAWVFLKGLETLSLRMERHCSNTLALAEWLAQQPGIKTVHYAGLTSHPQHELAKQQQKAFGGVLSFEVTGGKAEAWQFIDATKVVSITANLGDAKTTITHPATTTHCRLSPEDRANAGIKDSLIRVAVGLEAIDDLKADMARGLAAINK; this is translated from the coding sequence ATGTCAGAACAAATTTTTGATAGCGACTGGTATGGCTCCGATTTATCTGAAGCGGAGTTTGCAACATTAGCCGTACGAGCAGGCCAGCGAAGAACCCCAGAAACAGAACACGCTGAGCCTATTTTTACAACATCAAGCTATGTTTTTAAAAGTGCCGCTGATGCAGCAGCCCGATTTGCCGGCGACATACCGGGTAATGTGTATTCTCGTTATACCAATCCAACAGTGAGAACCTTTGAAGAGCGAATTGCTGCCTTGGAAAAAGGAGAGCAAGCTGTTGCAACGGCTTCAGGAATGGCTGCTATTTTATCCACCTGTATGGCATTGTTGAAGGCAGGTGATCATATTGTTTGCTCTCGAAGCGTATTTGGCACTACGACTAATATTTTTGATAAAGTGCTGCGCAAATTTGCTATTGACACAACATTTGTCGATTTGGTTAATATTGAATCTTGGCAAGCAGCAATTAAACCCAATACCAAAATGCTGTTTTTAGAAACGCCATCTAACCCATTAAGTGAAACGGCTGATATCCGGCAGTTAGCGGAATTGGCTCATCAACATGATGCACTACTGGTAGTGGATAATTGTTTTTGCACGCCGGCTTTGCAACAGCCACTCACCCTAGGTGCAGATGTTGTCGTCCATTCCGCGACCAAATTTTTAGATGGCCAGGGCCGTTGTGTTGGTGGCGTTGCGGTTGGGCGCAGTGAGTTAATGAATGAAGTGTTGGGGGTTATTCGTACCGCTGGCCCTTGCATGAGTCCGTTCAATGCCTGGGTATTTTTAAAAGGCCTAGAAACCCTTTCGCTACGAATGGAGCGCCACTGCTCTAATACACTGGCACTGGCTGAGTGGTTAGCGCAACAGCCGGGGATTAAAACAGTGCATTATGCTGGGCTAACAAGTCATCCACAACATGAGCTGGCTAAACAGCAACAAAAAGCATTCGGTGGTGTATTATCGTTTGAAGTAACAGGCGGTAAAGCAGAAGCCTGGCAATTTATTGATGCAACCAAAGTTGTGTCAATCACAGCCAACTTAGGCGATGCCAAAACGACAATAACCCATCCTGCGACCACTACTCATTGCCGACTGTCTCCTGAAGATCGCGCTAATGCAGGTATAAAAGATTCACTTATTCGCGTAGCTGTTGGTTTGGAAGCCATTGATGATTTAAAAGCAGATATGGCGAGAGGCTTGGCTGCAATTAATAAATAG
- the purF gene encoding amidophosphoribosyltransferase, producing MCGIVGIAAKSNVNQALYDALTVLQHRGQDAAGIVTCADTRFYLRKDNGLVRDVFRTRHMQRLMGNMGIGHIRYPTAGSSSSAEAQPFYVNSPYGITLAHNGNLTNVEKIKEDLFKADLRHINTNSDSEVLLNVFAHELHALKQLTPSPEHIFQAISKVHQRCEGGYAVIAMLVGYGIVGFRDPNGIRPMVFGERQTEAGTEYMIASESVALDALGYKVIRDVAPGEAIFIDAEGQLHSQQCAPASKLQPCVFEFVYFARPDSIIDGSSVYKARLKMGEKLADKILSERPDHDIDVVIPIPDTSRTSALQLANRLGVKFREGFIKNRYIGRTFIMPGQTERKKSVKQKLNAIDLEFRGKNVMLVDDSIVRGTTCKQIIEMARDAGAKKVYFASAAPAVRYPNVYGIDMPTASELIAHGRTDEEIGTLIGADWLVYQDLNDLIGSVTEGCKTRFDGFECSVFDGKYITGNIDQAYLDRIEYDRSDAAKAARVKSDNAIIDLHNDE from the coding sequence ATGTGTGGGATTGTCGGAATAGCGGCAAAATCGAATGTTAATCAGGCCCTCTACGATGCATTAACGGTGTTACAGCATCGAGGACAGGATGCAGCGGGTATTGTTACCTGTGCTGATACTCGGTTTTACCTGAGGAAAGACAATGGTTTAGTGCGCGATGTATTTAGAACTCGTCACATGCAGCGGCTGATGGGCAATATGGGGATTGGCCACATCCGTTATCCAACCGCAGGTAGCTCCAGCTCAGCTGAAGCACAGCCATTTTATGTAAACTCGCCTTATGGCATTACGCTGGCCCATAATGGCAATTTAACCAATGTTGAAAAAATCAAAGAAGATTTATTCAAGGCCGACCTTCGTCATATTAATACCAACTCAGATTCAGAAGTACTATTGAATGTATTTGCCCATGAGCTTCATGCATTAAAACAGTTAACTCCCTCACCTGAGCATATCTTTCAAGCCATCAGCAAAGTTCATCAACGCTGTGAAGGTGGCTATGCAGTGATAGCTATGTTAGTGGGTTATGGCATTGTCGGGTTTCGTGACCCTAATGGTATTCGCCCAATGGTCTTTGGTGAACGGCAAACTGAAGCGGGCACTGAGTATATGATTGCATCTGAAAGTGTGGCGCTGGATGCTCTGGGCTATAAAGTGATTCGGGATGTAGCGCCAGGAGAAGCCATCTTTATTGATGCAGAAGGTCAACTACATAGCCAGCAATGTGCACCTGCCTCTAAATTGCAGCCCTGTGTATTTGAGTTTGTCTACTTTGCTCGACCAGATTCAATTATTGATGGTAGCTCCGTATATAAGGCCCGGCTGAAAATGGGAGAAAAGCTGGCGGATAAAATTCTTAGTGAACGCCCTGATCATGATATTGATGTGGTGATTCCAATTCCAGACACTAGTCGTACATCAGCATTACAGCTGGCTAATCGACTGGGAGTAAAGTTTAGAGAAGGCTTTATTAAAAACCGCTACATTGGTCGCACCTTTATTATGCCTGGCCAAACCGAGCGGAAAAAATCAGTTAAGCAAAAATTGAATGCCATTGATTTAGAGTTTCGTGGTAAAAATGTCATGTTGGTAGATGACTCGATTGTACGAGGAACTACATGTAAACAAATTATTGAAATGGCAAGAGACGCGGGCGCGAAAAAAGTCTACTTTGCTTCGGCTGCACCTGCGGTACGTTACCCTAATGTATACGGCATCGATATGCCAACTGCCAGTGAGTTAATTGCCCATGGTCGTACCGATGAAGAGATTGGCACATTAATTGGTGCCGACTGGCTAGTTTATCAGGATTTAAACGACTTGATAGGCTCAGTTACAGAAGGCTGCAAAACCCGGTTTGATGGTTTTGAGTGTTCAGTATTTGACGGTAAATATATTACAGGCAATATTGATCAAGCATACCTGGACCGCATTGAATATGATCGTAGTGATGCGGCTAAGGCTGCTCGGGTAAAGTCCGACAATGCCATCATTGACCTGCATAATGACGAGTAA
- a CDS encoding antibiotic biosynthesis monooxygenase — MSEFIEIFRFKLKAGATQTELETANQTLQQFIQQQSGFLYRSLSFNNVTHEWLSINYWESEAAAQAVANQFMESQLTQAYMAIVDNNTINKELSTVVACQAGSSCGES; from the coding sequence ATGTCTGAGTTTATCGAAATATTCCGTTTCAAATTAAAAGCAGGTGCCACTCAAACCGAATTGGAGACAGCCAATCAGACTTTGCAACAGTTTATTCAACAACAATCCGGTTTCCTTTACCGGTCATTAAGTTTTAACAATGTAACTCATGAATGGCTAAGTATTAATTATTGGGAATCAGAAGCAGCAGCACAAGCTGTAGCTAATCAATTTATGGAAAGTCAGTTAACTCAGGCATATATGGCCATAGTTGACAACAACACCATCAACAAAGAACTATCGACAGTTGTCGCTTGTCAGGCAGGAAGTAGCTGCGGAGAATCATAA
- a CDS encoding cellulase family glycosylhydrolase has protein sequence MNRLQGLVEEWGIIAAVILLIFMSVESSESNAVLTGAETEGTEIPGNASAIISQAAFTPTVKACPTQKGRVERYWTLTDQAGREAYWQGFNVSGSVKLAETGFKPFKNTADARQTFQQIKQQTGANIVRFTLAWEGVQPEPNYIDHQYLADITAQLKQAIDQGIYVILDYHQDLFSRHLFNQKSWHTGNGAPAWVVPDEDYPPEYCGPVCFSWSQHNITDKAVRLAFRRFWADATVQTSIGPIRIQTAFLDQLAATLDYIREQLTSDELSYILGVDPFNEPVDGGMEGLSPKEWDNQVLWPFYQRVRQVMDNTGWQQQYVYAEPLVFWNTNAGVVKATGGHHLNQPPGKGFIFNSHYYDAARMSWRLLSVKSGSYIDAFDQIRQEASFLQLPILVSEFGMWLHGKGSKDPIRMLKGQRQGMALSQLTDDKRPAFCSPFISATQWHWDIYYDNHHEYQNGSPDKLNTKWDAWNDENFSVVSNYGNTFNLPAPLLQRAYPERIAGQLWHSYFNDVVMDKKGNSLNWVGIKPLGGDIVKWQNHPFFWAAWRGDVSGDSWFYLPTELVNNGFIVLTDQYFVRSEQLFDQQITDIKWEPVTKGPLMAGGRLVVSHHKETDQFLLVIAKQDSLEEISWSALQQQLKITINSQLSPLVVSK, from the coding sequence ATGAATCGTCTACAGGGATTAGTAGAGGAGTGGGGAATAATTGCTGCAGTAATTTTACTGATTTTTATGTCAGTAGAGTCATCAGAAAGTAATGCTGTATTGACGGGGGCAGAGACAGAAGGGACAGAAATACCTGGCAATGCCAGTGCTATAATATCCCAAGCGGCTTTTACTCCCACAGTAAAAGCTTGTCCTACTCAAAAAGGCCGTGTGGAACGGTATTGGACACTTACTGATCAAGCTGGTCGTGAAGCTTATTGGCAGGGCTTCAATGTATCTGGCAGTGTCAAGCTGGCTGAAACGGGTTTTAAACCTTTCAAAAATACTGCCGATGCACGGCAAACCTTTCAACAAATTAAACAACAAACTGGTGCCAATATTGTGCGCTTTACCCTCGCATGGGAAGGAGTACAGCCTGAGCCGAATTATATTGATCATCAATATTTAGCTGATATTACCGCACAATTAAAGCAAGCGATTGATCAAGGCATTTATGTCATTCTAGATTATCATCAGGATTTATTTAGTCGTCATCTGTTTAATCAAAAATCATGGCATACCGGCAATGGGGCACCTGCTTGGGTTGTGCCAGATGAAGATTATCCTCCTGAATATTGTGGGCCTGTTTGTTTTAGCTGGAGCCAGCATAATATTACTGATAAAGCCGTACGATTGGCTTTTCGCCGGTTTTGGGCCGATGCCACTGTACAAACCTCGATAGGTCCTATTCGTATCCAAACTGCATTTTTAGATCAGCTGGCCGCTACGCTTGATTATATTCGTGAGCAGCTCACCAGTGATGAGCTGTCGTATATTCTAGGGGTGGACCCATTTAATGAGCCTGTCGATGGGGGGATGGAAGGGCTTTCACCCAAGGAGTGGGATAATCAGGTACTGTGGCCTTTCTATCAGCGAGTCCGTCAAGTGATGGATAACACGGGCTGGCAACAGCAATATGTCTATGCAGAACCACTAGTGTTTTGGAACACCAATGCCGGTGTGGTAAAAGCAACGGGTGGTCATCATTTAAACCAACCACCAGGCAAAGGTTTTATATTTAATAGCCACTATTATGATGCAGCAAGGATGAGTTGGCGATTGCTCTCTGTGAAATCTGGTAGTTATATCGATGCTTTTGACCAAATAAGACAGGAGGCCAGTTTTTTACAGCTGCCAATACTAGTGAGTGAATTTGGTATGTGGCTTCATGGCAAAGGCAGTAAAGATCCTATTCGAATGCTCAAAGGCCAACGCCAAGGAATGGCCTTATCTCAGTTAACAGACGATAAGCGGCCAGCCTTTTGCTCTCCATTTATTTCCGCGACTCAATGGCACTGGGATATTTATTATGACAACCATCATGAATACCAAAACGGCAGCCCTGATAAGTTGAACACTAAGTGGGATGCCTGGAATGATGAAAACTTTTCTGTAGTGTCTAACTACGGAAACACATTTAATTTGCCTGCGCCTTTGTTACAACGAGCTTATCCAGAACGGATTGCTGGACAGTTATGGCATAGTTATTTCAATGACGTTGTTATGGATAAAAAAGGGAATTCGCTCAACTGGGTTGGGATTAAGCCATTAGGTGGTGATATTGTAAAATGGCAGAATCACCCTTTTTTTTGGGCAGCCTGGCGAGGGGATGTAAGTGGGGATAGCTGGTTTTATTTACCAACTGAGTTGGTAAATAATGGTTTTATCGTATTGACGGACCAGTATTTCGTGAGATCAGAGCAGCTATTTGATCAACAGATTACCGATATTAAATGGGAACCAGTAACAAAAGGGCCCTTAATGGCAGGAGGGCGTTTGGTAGTCAGTCACCATAAAGAGACAGACCAGTTTTTATTGGTTATCGCTAAGCAAGACAGTTTGGAAGAAATTAGCTGGTCAGCATTACAACAGCAACTAAAAATAACCATTAATAGTCAGTTAAGCCCGTTGGTGGTATCTAAGTAA
- a CDS encoding DUF58 domain-containing protein, whose amino-acid sequence MNIAKQWQAYFSSWLNRRIPPSHQVILNQKRLFILPSRTGYILLFVVLAIFLAAVNYENSMSFAVAFLLISLFVVAILHTYNNLAGMELIGVNGGTAHVGDDVGFELKLKASTPKKGHESIHLYWPQGIPQLASIEPAGETNVKVFLPAKQRGYFKPGRLCIESYYPLGLLRCWTWVDLDITALIYPKPVKCHLPYFESASIEGQTLAKDGVEDFAGLRDYHPGDGLRHIAWKQYSKTDTLLTKDFSAFTDRRRWLDWENIPGADLEIKLSHLCYWCMRCEQFQEDYGLRLPGITIEPGRGQMHLRRCLTELALFQV is encoded by the coding sequence ATGAATATTGCAAAACAGTGGCAAGCGTATTTCAGCAGCTGGTTAAATCGGCGTATTCCTCCTAGTCATCAAGTCATACTTAATCAAAAACGGCTTTTTATCTTGCCCAGTCGCACTGGATATATTCTGTTATTTGTAGTGTTGGCAATTTTTCTGGCCGCTGTTAACTATGAAAATAGCATGAGTTTTGCTGTTGCCTTTTTGTTAATCAGTTTATTCGTAGTCGCGATTTTGCATACTTACAATAATTTAGCGGGTATGGAGCTGATAGGGGTGAATGGGGGGACAGCCCATGTGGGTGATGATGTTGGGTTTGAGTTAAAGCTTAAAGCTAGCACCCCAAAAAAAGGCCATGAGTCAATACATTTATATTGGCCACAAGGTATACCCCAGTTAGCATCCATCGAACCTGCAGGTGAAACAAATGTGAAAGTATTTTTGCCTGCTAAACAACGAGGCTATTTTAAACCTGGCCGGCTTTGTATCGAAAGCTACTATCCACTGGGTTTATTACGTTGCTGGACTTGGGTGGACTTGGATATTACGGCACTAATTTATCCAAAACCGGTTAAATGCCATCTGCCTTATTTTGAGTCTGCCAGTATTGAAGGGCAAACCTTGGCTAAAGATGGAGTAGAGGACTTTGCGGGGTTGCGAGACTATCATCCAGGAGATGGATTACGCCATATTGCTTGGAAGCAATATTCAAAAACTGACACCTTGTTAACCAAGGATTTTTCTGCATTTACTGATCGACGGCGCTGGTTGGACTGGGAGAATATCCCAGGGGCTGACCTGGAAATAAAGTTGTCTCACCTGTGCTATTGGTGTATGCGTTGTGAGCAGTTTCAGGAAGATTATGGGTTACGTTTACCTGGCATCACGATAGAGCCAGGCCGGGGGCAAATGCATTTGCGCCGCTGCCTCACTGAGTTAGCATTATTTCAGGTGTAG
- a CDS encoding CvpA family protein: protein MSLIWVDWLIIGIIVISSLLSIRRGFFQEAVSMLAWLAAIIVAWMFGGSLSLLFADYVATPSVRVVLACIVLFLATLLLGAIVSKLFGELVKATGFTGTDRFLGIVLGAGRGALCVVLLVGVASLLPVQQDSWWQQSQLIPHFLTIADWSRHHLMELIAPYINTNAQ, encoded by the coding sequence GTGAGTTTAATCTGGGTCGATTGGCTAATTATTGGCATTATTGTTATCTCCAGTTTGTTAAGTATCCGGCGTGGCTTTTTCCAAGAAGCGGTTTCCATGTTAGCTTGGTTAGCCGCTATTATTGTGGCATGGATGTTTGGTGGCAGTTTATCGCTGTTGTTTGCCGACTATGTTGCGACGCCCTCTGTGCGGGTGGTCCTTGCTTGTATCGTCTTATTTTTAGCAACTTTATTATTAGGTGCCATTGTCAGTAAGCTGTTTGGTGAGCTGGTTAAAGCAACGGGGTTTACGGGTACTGATCGCTTTTTAGGCATAGTGTTAGGCGCTGGCCGGGGGGCTTTGTGTGTCGTATTACTGGTTGGCGTGGCAAGTTTGCTACCAGTACAACAAGACAGCTGGTGGCAGCAATCCCAGTTGATTCCCCACTTTTTAACCATAGCTGACTGGTCTCGGCACCATTTAATGGAGCTAATCGCTCCCTACATAAATACCAATGCACAATAA
- a CDS encoding transglutaminase TgpA family protein: MKIGHQQIPRSGLIWLLLTQALVILPQLSRLPIWVVVVAIICALWRIMIFRSRWSYPKLWIKVLVVGAAVIGTLFHYGTIVGLEAGVALLVTTFLLKLLEMKNLRDAYLVIFLSYFVVVTEFLYSQSILVSSYMLFTLLVITSALVGLHTPHLGFQPWRTFRKGAVLVVQSIPLMILLFLFVPRISPLWRVEFPQTNAKSGVSETISPGDIANLSKSDGLAFRATFKGDIPPRDLLYWRGLVMSHFDGRRWTQGSRELGQASKLSTNLAQLKSPLLSWPNLPARWERRMEKIGKVYEYDVIIEPTQQHWLFSLANPENNDNNIALVRDFRLVAAQPITQRTQYSVKSYLDSHQDKDLPVWLKRLNLQLPPFGNPRARVMAQQFWVSSGKSVENYIEKILVHFRQEPYFYTLKPPLLGRDSVDEFLINSKRGFCAHYASAFVFLMRTAGIPARMVAGYQGGEINKAGNYVQVRHFDAHAWAEVWVPNRGWVRVDPTAAVAPERVEEGLEAAVAEEGSFLAESPLSPLRFRNVPFLNNVRMQWELLEYQWQRWVLNYDQAAQLELFERWFGGKNWYVIVFTIAGSMFALIGLLALWIIWRQRPQAKDPASQCYLAFCKRMEKHGLIRNIDEPPHTFLARIKQRQPKLSAKATVVTELYVKLMYQPAALTPQEHKEQLVQMKSAVKSLR; this comes from the coding sequence ATGAAAATTGGCCATCAACAAATACCCCGCTCAGGTCTTATTTGGCTATTACTCACTCAGGCATTGGTTATTTTACCGCAGCTGTCTCGATTGCCTATTTGGGTTGTGGTGGTTGCCATTATCTGTGCATTGTGGCGGATAATGATTTTTCGCAGTCGCTGGTCATACCCTAAATTATGGATAAAAGTCCTGGTGGTTGGGGCGGCTGTTATTGGCACCTTATTTCATTATGGCACTATTGTTGGTTTGGAGGCAGGTGTTGCCTTATTAGTAACCACCTTTTTATTAAAGTTATTGGAAATGAAAAATCTACGGGATGCTTACCTGGTGATTTTTCTAAGTTATTTTGTGGTGGTCACCGAGTTTTTATACTCACAGAGTATTTTGGTATCCAGCTATATGCTGTTTACCTTACTGGTTATTACCTCTGCGCTAGTAGGGTTGCATACTCCCCACTTGGGTTTTCAGCCATGGCGCACTTTCAGAAAAGGTGCGGTATTAGTTGTTCAGTCAATTCCATTAATGATTTTATTATTTTTGTTCGTACCACGAATCAGCCCATTGTGGCGGGTGGAATTTCCACAAACCAATGCTAAAAGTGGCGTTAGCGAAACCATTAGCCCTGGTGATATTGCCAATTTAAGTAAGTCTGATGGGCTGGCATTTCGCGCAACCTTTAAAGGTGATATTCCCCCTAGGGACTTACTTTACTGGCGTGGGTTAGTTATGAGCCATTTTGATGGTCGCCGCTGGACCCAAGGGAGTCGTGAATTAGGACAGGCCAGTAAATTATCAACTAATCTTGCCCAATTAAAGTCACCGTTACTGAGCTGGCCTAACCTGCCTGCCCGATGGGAAAGGCGCATGGAAAAAATAGGGAAAGTTTATGAGTATGATGTGATAATTGAACCTACTCAACAGCATTGGTTATTTAGCTTAGCCAACCCTGAAAACAATGATAACAATATAGCCTTAGTTAGGGATTTTCGCTTAGTAGCTGCCCAGCCTATTACCCAACGAACGCAGTATAGTGTTAAGTCATATCTGGATAGTCATCAAGATAAAGATTTACCTGTGTGGTTAAAACGATTGAATTTACAGTTACCTCCCTTTGGTAACCCAAGAGCTAGAGTAATGGCTCAACAGTTTTGGGTGAGCAGTGGTAAATCCGTTGAAAACTATATTGAAAAAATATTAGTCCATTTCCGTCAGGAGCCTTATTTTTATACATTGAAACCGCCTTTGCTAGGACGTGATAGTGTTGATGAGTTTTTAATAAATAGTAAAAGAGGCTTTTGTGCTCATTATGCCAGTGCATTTGTATTCCTAATGCGTACAGCTGGAATACCAGCACGTATGGTGGCTGGCTATCAAGGAGGAGAAATTAATAAAGCCGGTAATTATGTGCAAGTCAGGCATTTTGATGCCCATGCCTGGGCGGAAGTATGGGTGCCGAATCGAGGCTGGGTGCGAGTAGACCCAACGGCAGCAGTAGCGCCAGAACGAGTAGAAGAAGGCTTGGAAGCTGCTGTGGCAGAAGAGGGTAGTTTTTTAGCGGAGAGCCCATTATCTCCCTTGCGGTTTCGTAATGTACCTTTCTTAAATAATGTAAGGATGCAATGGGAACTACTGGAATATCAGTGGCAACGCTGGGTGCTTAATTATGATCAAGCTGCTCAGCTGGAGTTATTTGAGCGCTGGTTTGGTGGCAAAAACTGGTATGTCATTGTGTTTACTATTGCAGGCAGTATGTTTGCCCTCATTGGCTTACTGGCATTATGGATTATCTGGCGTCAACGGCCACAAGCCAAAGACCCGGCAAGTCAGTGCTATTTGGCTTTTTGCAAGCGTATGGAAAAACATGGGCTGATACGAAATATTGATGAACCACCCCATACATTTTTAGCGCGAATAAAACAGCGACAGCCAAAGCTATCAGCTAAAGCAACAGTAGTCACAGAGCTTTATGTCAAACTAATGTACCAGCCTGCGGCGCTAACACCACAAGAGCACAAGGAGCAATTAGTGCAAATGAAAAGTGCAGTGAAGAGTTTGCGTTAG